One Leishmania infantum JPCM5 genome chromosome 17 DNA window includes the following coding sequences:
- a CDS encoding putative ATP-dependent RNA helicase — MDWIGDVVQSRWSVVYGLRYAQCTAQKERHAVMDAMQRHALDDPRVEHLYQSITGKEVDPLNTEQLQQRRESAAAGGNEEVESKLASTVPRQPLLRRVNLQACAFQDERAPHLHVRATVPQGTQRLTYETHDEVLLPPTSSCNTSNPLIRVATSFPGWAVPVFLGVEELNAMQSKVYDCAFHSDENMLVSAPTGAGKTNVAMMAMLRTIAAARNPVTGVIDGHSLKMVYVAPMKALVQEVVRTFSKRLESLGLTVAELSGDAAMTQQQMATTQLIVTT; from the coding sequence ATGGACTGGATCGGCGACGTGGTGCAGTCGCGCTGGAGCGTTGTGTACGGGCTGCGCTACGCCCAATGCACAGCACAAAAGGAGCGCCACGCAGTCATGGATGCAATGCAGCGACACGCCCTCGATGACCCGCGGGTCGAGCACCTGTACCAGAGTATCACCGGCAAGGAGGTGGACCCACTGAACACAGAacaactgcagcagcgccgcgagtctgctgccgcgggtGGCAACGAGGAGGTCGAATCTAAGTTGGCGTCCACAGTACCTCGGCAGCCTCTGCTTCGACGAGTGAACCTTCAGGCCTGCGCCTTTCAGGATGAGCGAGCACCGcacctgcacgtgcgcgccacgGTACCGCAAGGCACACAGCGGCTGACCTACGAGACTCACGACGAGGTCCTCCTTCCGCCAACCTCGTCGTGCAACACGTCGAACCCGCTCATTCGAGTTGCCACGTCTTTCCCAGGCTGGGCGGTGCCGGTATTCTTgggcgtggaggagctcAACGCCATGCAGTCCAAAGTGTACGACTGCGCCTTCCACTCGGACGAGAACATGCTGGTGAGCGCGCCGACCGGGGCCGGTAAAACGAAtgtggcgatgatggcgatgctgcgcacCATCGCGGCAGCTCGCAACCCCGTGACGGGGGTGATTGATGGCCACAGTCTGAAGATGGTGTACGTGGCTCCCATGAAAGCGCTCgtgcaggaggtggtgcgcacCTTCTCGAAGCGACTGGAGTCGCTCGGCCTCACTGTGGCTGAGCTGTCCGGTGACGCGGCcatgacgcagcagcagatggcCACCACACAGCTGATTGTGACGACAC
- a CDS encoding putative ATP-dependent RNA helicase → MKGVAQSAVMNLVAYDKVLQTVQAEEQVMIFVHSRRETEHTARYLQKRAAEERRGYYFVRPDSDSHKALVEASSGAGGAVLRRSLQQLLPDGFGIHHAGLSRDERNTVEQLFADRHIKVLVCTSTLAWGVNLPANRVIIKGTRVFNGSKGQSELMSALDVLQMFGRAGRAGYGAAVGRATIITSPDDLHYYLSVLNQQLPIESQMMRRVVDMLNAEITLGHVETVEEGVQWLQRSYLYVRMRQVPEVYGIRASASDPLLLHHLANIVHTACEELKESKMADYDARSRKVTGTAYGRIASYCYITVTSMAAYLGLMSNAMQDVELFRVFASSSEFANIGVRAEEQAQLKELLENAPVAVRESRYTPMAKINILLQCYISQKGLEGLPLMSEMVYVKDSAQRILRALHEISLVREYGRTARQFLELYLMTVHRQWAVQSPLRQVRDYLPAKHFDAILPALERVRVPWEEVRRWSVEDLAEKLSDDRRAQSAYEAIHVVPHYAVDAAVRPLTRGMLYVDIDILPDFDYVESLHGCSVCEVLLMIEHTNGRLLHHESILIPLANVLEKAAYACPPVVVPMVEPAPTHLFVRVASPHWLAATAFTSVCLLNTLLPPVAAPLREVDQRPPSQDANITSVTERLAPYQLHTVGEMLFPFQDFTALQSDLIDPIFLDHPHNLLVGVPPGGGKTAIAELFVLQFLLEEALKEKERTAGVQQKQQRDEEEGSATQSTLLLPGKLLYLTSNPDVVHRRALDWRYKFGEVLKQRVVELAGGLGDDTDADDAETVSNAVEVASAAIVLATGENLIRLVRRGDSALAGVTHIVVDHLHLLRAPEGQAMEECMARLNSEPFLVRRGAGRARVLGLTYPLISTAELGRWLKVSVSHQYNYGASYRQLRVRMVGVELPGPRSRYESGVIAALKLLRRPSYAAVPTVIFVPTAHQAREVAQRILLRCRDNYIPETTEHATDDARLAFFLAAGVAYMHKGTSELDALAIQELVDAPAVYPTTQALLPLRLVCAFDAAWRLPAALFTNAIVCCGERLTAFESEDGERGMRYQDCTVVELMQMASRAMNEAVMCTRTSRVWVLGKLLNEPLPLESSLRYADDFRDTVNTAIAQGRAHNRVDVLRVLSSHYFLYHAKANLHFYGVPTVADVSLYASSFASHVVTSLKELKCIEELRVRRRHADGDGAADEDGGNSNAELGEAEEDEDPHAPLRPTARGMALAYHCIAVSTAEDLVRVLPGSLEAEKKAALYDCTTYLWQILSHHCAELTPAHLGDAARVTEAAEYRALHSIARALPESIGVRYIDLDFGATGTKIYVLVLAYCSRLFPATHFHAAGSASSIEEGTAAAAAFDEHFGHSLYHAAVPAPARDALCNAVSDDTAQRLVQDVRSILPTVRRVVTAVVELLDGDTQAWAVARLIRFVACLQQQGWDSEPPVAQLPCWRASRWASVDARQAIRSSCTLQELQTNPAEAASKLEPALRGVLTTDDAAVVVPRVLASAAQDAAGVPQVVSISAKGRVEEMNGVLAMVVGVTAQLRWSAPTTLKLSKGSDGADRTSQDDLTEDAAPALKWWVRCVISHRSSVTSRAGASAGTRQLALRVSVAKSVTGAEATSLYEVSSDVFFSLARLEAEDLDAVEMRAVLTSMAYCGVEATAAVRFEADEEEVEDGEGI, encoded by the coding sequence ATGAAGGGCGTGGCGCAGAGTGCCGTCATGAACCTCGTGGCTTACGACAAGGTGCTGCAGACGGTGCAGGCCGAGGAGCAGGTAATGATCTTTGTGCACTCGAGGCGGGAGACCGAGCACACGGCGCGCTACCTGCAGAAgcgcgctgccgaggagcgcCGCGGGTACTACTTTGTGCGCCCCGACAGCGACAGCCACAaggcgctggtggaggcCAGTAGCGGAGCCGGTGgtgccgtgctgcgccgcagcctgcagcagcttttGCCGGACGGCTTCGGCATCCACCACGCCGGCCTCAGCCGAGACGAGCGCAACACGGTGGAGCAGCTCTTTGCAGACCGCCACATCAAAGTTCTCGTGTGCACGTCGACGCTCGCCTGGGGCGTGAACTTGCCCGCGAACCGCGTTATCATAAAGGGCACTCGCGTCTTCAACGGCTCCAAGGGGCAGTCGGAGCTAATGAGCGCGCTGGACGTGCTGCAGATGTTCGGGCGAGCCGGCCGTGCGGGCTATGGCGCGGCCGTGGGCAGGGCCACCATCATCACTTCCCCGGATGACCTTCATTACTACCTCAGCGTGCTGAACCAGCAACTGCCCATTGAGTCGCAGATGATGCGGCGGGTGGTCGACATGCTCAACGCCGAGATCACCCTGGGCCATGTGGAGACGGTcgaggagggggtgcagtGGCTCCAGCGGTCTTACCTGTACGTGCGGATGCGGCAGGTGCCGGAGGTGTATGGCATtcgcgccagcgccagtgatccgctgctgctgcaccacctcgccAACATCGTCCACACAGCTTGtgaggagctgaaggagtCAAAGATGGCTGACTACGACGCCCGCTCCAGGAAGGTGACCGGCACCGCGTACGGCCGCATCGCTTCCTACTGCTACATCACGGTGACATCCATGGCCGCCTACCTGGGACTGATGAGCAACGCCATGCAGGACGTGGAGCTGTTCCGCGTCTTCGCCTCCTCTAGCGAATTCGCGAATATCGGCGTAcgggcggaggagcaggcgcagctcaAGGAGCTCCTGGAGAACGCTccggtggcggtgagggAGTCGCGCTACACGCCGATGGCGAAGATCAACATCCTACTCCAGTGCTACATCAGCCAGAAGGGTCTGGAAGGATTGCCGTTGATGAGCGAGATGGTGTACGTGAAAGACTCCGCGCAGCGTATCCTTCGAGCGCTGCACGAAATTTCCCTCGTTCGCGAGTACGGTCGCACGGCGCGGCAGTTTCTCGAGCTATACTTGATGACGGTACACCGGCAGTGGGCGGTgcagtcgccgctgcggcaggtgCGCGATTACTTACCGGCGAAGCACTTCGATGCAATCCTGCCGGCGCTGgaacgcgtgcgcgtgccgtgggaggaggtgcggcggtggagcgTCGAGGACCTGGCCGAGAAGCTCAGCGACGACCGGCGCGCGCAGTCTGCGTACGAAGCGATCCATGTTGTGCCGCACTacgccgtcgacgctgccgttCGGCCGCTGACGCGTGGGATGCTCTACGTGGACATCGACATCTTGCCGGACTTCGATTACGTCGAGTCCCTGCATGGCTGCTCGGTGTGCGAGGTGCTGCTCATGATCGAGCACACGAAcggccgcctgctgcaccacgaGTCCATCCTGATCCCCTTGGCAAATGTGCTGGAGAAAGCCGCCTACGCCTGcccgccggtggtggtgccgatggtggagccggcgccgacgcaccTGTTCGTGCGTGTGGCCTCCCCGCACTGGCTGGCCGCAACGGCCTTCACCTCGGTGTGCCTGCTGAACacgttgctgccgcccgtggcggcgccgctgcgcgaggtggaTCAGCGGCCGCCGTCTCAGGATGCGAACATCACGTCTGTTACGGAGCGCCTCGCTCCGTATCAGCTCCACACCGTCGGCGAGATGCTCTTCCCCTTCCAGGACTTcacggcgctgcagtcggACCTAATCGACCCCATCTTTCTGGATCACCCACACAACCTCCTCGTCGGTGTTCCGCCTGGTGGTGGCAAGACGGCCATCGCGGAGCTCTTCGTCCTGCAGTTTTtgctcgaggaggcgctgaaggagaagGAACGGACAGCGGGGGTGCAgcaaaagcagcagcgggacgaagaagaggggTCGGCCACAcagtcgacgctgctgcttcccGGCAAGCTTCTCTACCTCACCAGCAACCCTGACgtcgtgcaccgccgcgcgctgGACTGGCGCTACAAGTTTGGCGAGGTGTTGAAGCAGCGTGTCGTGGAGCTCGCCGGCGGCTTGGGCGACGACacggacgccgacgacgccgagacGGTAAGCAACGCCGTCGAGGTGGCGTCGGCCGCTATCGTGCTCGCCACCGGCGAGAATCTTATTCGCCTTGTGCGTCGCGGTGACTCGGCGCTGGCCGGCGTGACGCACATCGTCGTTGATCACCTGCACCTTTTGAGGGCCCCCGAGGGgcaggcgatggaggagTGCATGGCGCGGCTCAACAGTGAGCCGTTCCTTGTGCGGCGCGGTGcagggcgcgcgcgcgtgctgggACTGACGTACCCACTGATCAGCACGGCAGAGCTTGGCCGCTGGTTGAAGGTGTCAGTGAGCCACCAGTACAATTACGGCGCCTCCTACCGGCAGCTGAGAGTGCGCATGGTTGGCGTGGAGTTGCCTGGCCCCCGAAGCCGCTACGAAAGCGGCGTCATCGCagcgctgaagctgctgcgccggcccTCGTACGCCGCAGTTCCAACGGTGATCTTCGTTCCAACGGCACACCAGGCGCgagaggtggcgcagcgcatattgctgcggtgccgcgacAACTACATTCCTGAAACCACCGAGCACGCCACTGACGACGCGCGACTCGCCTTCTTCCTGGCGGCTGGTGTCGCCTACATGCACAAGGGGACAAGCGAACTCGACGCTCTCGCGATACAGGAGCTCGTTGACGCACCTGCCGTCTACCCCACTACGCAGGCGTTGTTGCCCTTGCGCCTCGTCTGCGCCTTCGACGCGGCCTGGCGATTGCCGGCGGCTCTCTTCACGAATGCCATCGTGTGCTGCGGGGAGCGTCTGACCGCCTTCGAgagcgaggacggcgagcgTGGCATGCGCTATCAGGACTGCACCGTCGTGGAGCTGATGCAGATGGCGTCACGCGCTATGAACGAGGCGGTGATGTGCACTCGCACGTCGCGGGTGTGGGTGTTGGGTAAGCTGCTCAACGAGCCGCTACCGCTGGAGTCGAGTCTGCGGTACGCGGACGACTTCCGCGACACGGTGAATACGGCCATCGCACAAGGGCGGGCGCACAACCGCGTTGAcgtgctgcgtgtgctgtCCTCGCACTACTTCCTCTACCACGCCAAGGCGAACCTGCACTTCTACGGTGTGCCCACAGTGGCCGATGTGTCTCTGTACGCCTCCAGCTTCGCTTCGCATGTGGTGACctcgctgaaggagctgaagTGCATCGAGGAGCTTcgagtgcggcggcgccacgcggatggcgacggcgctgcggatgAGGATGGCGGTAACAGCAACGCAGAGCTCggggaggccgaggaggacgaggaccCGCACGCCCCTCTGCGACCCACGGCGCGCGGTATGGCCCTCGCCTACCACTGCATTGCGGTCAGCACCGCAGAGGACCTCGTCCGTGTCCTGCCGGGCTCCCTCGAGGCCGAGAAGAAGGCCGCCCTCTATGACTGCACGACGTACCTTTGGCAGATCCTGTCACACCACTGCGCCGAACTCACGCCGGCGCAcctcggcgacgccgcgcgggtgacggaggcggcggagtACCGGGCGCTGCACTCCATTGCGCGTGCTTTGCCAGAGTCCATCGGCGTGCGCTACATCGACCTCGACTTCGGCGCCACAGGGACAAAGATCTATGTGCTCGTGCTCGCGTACTGCAGTCGACTCTTCCCTGCCACCCACTTCCATGCTGCCGGCTCCGCTTCGTCGATCGAGGagggcaccgcagcggcggccgccttcgACGAGCACTTTGGCCACAGCCTCTACCATGCCGCCGTTCCGGCCCCGGCGCGCGACGCGCTCTGCAACGCTGTGTCGGACGACACCGCTCAGCGCCTCGTGCAAGACGTGCGCTCCATTCTCCCAACAGTGCGTCGCGTTGTAACTGCGGTCGTGGAGCTTCTGGACGGCGACACACAGGCGTGGGCGGTTGCTCGCCTGATTCGATTCGTTGCGTGCCTGCAACAGCAGGGTTGGGACAGCgagccgccggtggcgcagctgccgtgctgGCGCGCGTCGAGGTGGGCGTCCGTTGATGCCAGGCAGGCCATTCGAAGCAGCTGtacgctgcaggagctgcagacgAACCCGGCGGAAGCTGCGTCAAAGCTGGAGCCCGCTCTGCGTGGTGTCTTGACTACTGATgacgctgcggtggtggtgccccGCGTGCTTGCCTCTGCAGCGCAGGACGCTGCGGGAGTGCCGCAGGTGGTGTCGATCAGTGCCAAGGGGCGCGTTGAGGAGATGAATGGCGTGCTAGCCATGGTGGTAGGTGTGActgcgcagctccgctggAGCGCGCCAACGACGCTGAAGTTGTCCaagggcagcgacggcgccgatcgCACATCACAGGACGACCTCACCGAAGATGCTGCACCGGCGTTGAAGTGGTGGGTGCGGTGTGTCATCTCGCATCGGTCGTCCGTCACTTCACGAGCTGGGGCGTCAGCGGGCACTCGGCAGCTGGCCCTGCGAGTTAGTGTGGCGAAAAGCGTCACGGGCGCAGAGGCGACGTCGTTGTATGAGGTCTCCTCagacgtttttttttccttggcgcggctggaggcggaggactTGGACGCTGTGGAGATGCGCGCGGTCTTGACGAGCATGGCTTACTGCGGAGTTGAAGCCACGGCTGCAGTGCGGTTCGAGGcagacgaggaagaggtcGAGGACGGAGAAGGCATATGA
- a CDS encoding putative formin, which translates to MSFRRPPPVRRSCTYVEFAQAGEDVTPERNFTVPDVMNSDSVTVDTGGPTASPNAPARVRSPEHPRRRSTVRIDGATLPQPGASPSTSLQQLCRPSVSECRRRGSLSASGTHASLRRFSRPNTVEVSKDYLQSVAEAHGVTVEHVRDVMIAAQGDTDLMLAILQSEMDVQLASPANIDVLHFGTQETVRRLLLFLELPREWEGEVVRTLNVTNGDAQEAAAILAQKSGQRSISLPNDVTASRQQVLTATEAEELPLLLQRLGQSPNGETRQLQAEFPDRTTDEIRTALQLTDGNMENARVFLREDHTASKNSNRDAISNIFARAAATRGSRPRPDHRKEIEAVYHKLNGAVGISNSAAEVIDVATGEDVVKTSLSPQDFQLYRSSGGGGGCAAAEGADSASRQQPVSRSGSSTPTTSTLNAFAFTKTAPSLLTPDTGASRGSDKAHDLRRPHPRPLSPAMSMTTPPFSDRGTSGTRHPSNATRLNVMRASSHELPSAAAVADTIQHAALPAKRSRRPSLSREAKNVSTRLAGRLDLPSLHVVRTGGGAAETGSSAAALNDSTSTSAADSSVSGHSSRRSPPSPHSARVIAPRRSSVAAVNLNDYRGSGAAAEARRADHAWNSTVGSAAGSSGTYFASVAPGSALIASQQLTGQPFHSPHTESLLNSVLSQLGKNTESHQDKEQQRRQHQLSSELVDTTSLRPFWPAGSADNNSTSVPASGVSPPPPPPPASSATAPTAAGPAPPPGLPPPPPPPGYKAGGPASSAPLPPPPPPPGGSGVPSLPAGLPPPHPPGLPPPTGGPKQPPPPPPPPPPPPPRMGNGPPPPPGKGASGAAAPVPNSSTTRNVPINGAVGDSDDAIFKAARPIELTAGARDKLLALFPKAAPKHAIEEDEATSRVQRILDVNRDRNVGIVLKFIRLPIQQIEASVRTFDTLTLGEERISGLLKIIPTSDDFEAIARAQKEHGGPWKRAEEQQLPQAVRFFLMTQRIDHYAERIHAWSLRYELHGRLEYLEQKLSKADKAIDATFASPSLPDLLYFLLEVSNFLNAGSRFQGAKGFPITQLPQIMDFRTTDGKGTLLQYVAEILDTVNPHLQAISSELMPAVDEGRDIDVASIEQELKKLRGRLQKCKHLIEQLKNDVRWTNVLGKFIYRSLPELERVEKLAESINGKAERLQEFLCEKKETFSLNEVLRVLSNFCKRYEQEREKQRLRQERQDRMEDNKQRRQSTVSSTVASHGDLPSQTQPESSSQQRRFSQQPLQQSPQRQSPSLQASSNGADCVRATPDAEFSTSRLRGGASLRASGIAPASRSDGSLGTAEHGRSHPPHSNGIGAANGTEDRTSPPVDRTSSGSTPANSNTGGGYRRRFSNGEVKQPGASTTVVSARGPPPSSSARAGTGTVGGEVLPPVGKSPVALSARASNSGRTHVESARRDARQT; encoded by the coding sequence ATGTCCTtccgccgcccgcccccAGTGAGGCGGTCGTGCACGTATGTCGAGTTCGCGCAGGCCGGAGAGGATGTTACTCCGGAGCGCAACTTCACCGTTCCTGATGTGATGAATAGTGACAGCGTGACAGTCGACACTGGGGGACCCACTGCTTCGCCAAACGCCCCCGCTCGCGTGCGCTCGCCGGAGCATccccggcggcgcagcaccgtaCGCATTGACGGCGCGACTCTGCCGCAGCCGGGAGCTTCCCCCTCCACGTCGTTGCAGCAACTCTGCCGCCCCTCCGTGAGTGAgtgtcgccggcgcggctCGCTGTCGGCGAGTGGCACACATGCATCTCTTCGCCGCTTCTCCCGGCCGAACACGGTGGAGGTGTCGAAGGACTATCTGCAGTCTGTAGCGGAGGCGCACGGCGTCACTGTAGAGCACGTGCGCGACGTTATGATTGCCGCTCAGGGCGACACCGACCTCATGCTGGCAATTCTCCAGAGCGAAATGGATGTGCAGCTTGCCTCGCCGGCGAACATCGACGTGCTGCACTTCGGAACGCAAGAGACAGTACGCCGactgcttctcttcctcgaGCTGCCGCGGGAGTGGGAGGGCGAGGTGGTGCGGACGCTGAACGTCACCAACGGCGACGCAcaggaggcggccgccatcCTCGCACAGAAATCTGGCCAGAGGTCCATCTCGCTGCCGAACGATGTCACAGCGTCTCGCCAGCAGGTGCTCACAGCCACAGAGGCtgaggagctgccgctgctgctgcagcgtctaGGTCAAAGCCCCAATGGTGAGACGCGCCAGTTGCAGGCCGAGTTCCCGGACCGCACTACGGATGAAATCCGCACGGCGTTGCAGCTGACAGACGGCAACATGGAGAACGCACGCGTCTTCTTGCGAGAGGATCACACAGCGTCAAAGAACAGCAACAGGGACGCCATAAGCAACATCTTTgctcgcgccgctgcgacacGTGGGTCACGGCCGCGGCCGGACCACCGCAAGGAGATTGAAGCTGTATACCACAAGCTcaacggcgccgtcggcatcAGCAACAGCGCGGCCGAGGTCATCGAcgtcgccaccggcgagGACGTCGTGAAGACGAGTCTGTCGCCGCAGGATTTTCAACTctaccgcagcagcggcggcggcggtggctgcgcggctgctgagGGCGCCGATAGCGCGAGTCGGCAGCAGCCCGTGTCCCGGAGCGGAAGTTCGACCCCAACCACATCCACCTTGAACGCTTTTGCCTTTACCAAAACTGCGCCATCGTTGTTGACACCAGACACGGGCGCATCGCGTGGATCGGATAAGGCGCACGACTTGCGTCGCCCGCACCCACGACCGCTCTCCCCGGCGATGTCCATGACGacgccgcccttctccgACCGCGGTACGAGTGGGACACGTCATCCATCGAACGCGACTCGCTTGAACGTTATGCGGGCCTCCTCGCACGAGTTGCCGTCTgcggcagccgtcgccgacaCGATTCAACATGCAGCACTGCCCGCAAAGCGGTCGCGTCGACCATCCCTGTCGCGAGAGGCGAAGAATGTGTCGACGCGCCTCGCAGGCCGCCTTGatctgccgtcgctgcatGTAGTGCgaaccggcggcggcgctgccgaaaCTGGCAGTTCGGCCGCCGCCCTCAACGACTCTACCAGCACTTCCGCCGCCGACAGCAGTGTCAGCGGGCACTCCAGTAGAcgctcgccgccatcgccgcactCTGCGAGGGTGATCGCTCCTCGCCGTTCGAGCGTTGCAGCGGTGAACCTGAATGACTATCGCGGCtcaggcgccgctgcggaggcgaggagggcagaCCACGCGTGGAACAGCACAGTCGGCAGTGCGGCAGGCAGTAGCGGCACGTACTTTGCATCCGTAGCGCCTGGGTCGGCTCTCATCGCGTCGCAGCAGCTTACTGGCCAGCCGTTCCACTCGCCGCATACGGAGAGCCTGCTTAACAGTGTCCTTAGTCAGCTTGGCAAGAACACAGAGAGCCATCAGGacaaggagcagcagcggcgacaacACCAACTGTCCTCGGAGCTTGTAGACACAACTTCTCTTCGGCCATTTTGGCCGGCCGGCAGCGCTGATAACAACAGCACATCCGTGCCCGCCAGCGGCgtctcgccgccaccgccaccaccacccgcgaGCTCTGCCACAGCGCCGACTGCGGCGGGCccggctcctcctcccggcttgcctccacctccgccaccgccagggTACAAAGCAGGTGGCCCCGCtagctctgcgccgctgccgccgccacccccaccacccggcggcagtggcgttCCGAGCCTTCCTGCGGGTTTGCCTCCACCACATCCGCCtggcctccctcctccgacAGGCGGGCCCAAGcaaccgccaccgccgccaccgcccccaccgccgccaccgccacggaTGGGTAAcgggccaccgccgccaccaggAAAGGgcgcgagcggcgcagcagccccggTGCCAAACAGCAGCACAACGCGCAACGTGCCGATCaacggcgccgtcggtgaCTCCGATGACGCCATCTTCAAGGCTGCGCGGCCAATCGAGCTGACAGCCGGGGCGCGTGATAAGCTGCTTGCCCTCTTCCCAAAGGCGGCGCCAAAGCACGCGAtagaggaggacgaggcgacgtcgcgcgtgcagcgcatTCTCGATGTGAACCGTGATCGAAACGTCGGCATTGTGCTGAAGTTCATTCGGCTGCCCATTCAGCAGATCGAGGCGAGTGTGCGCACATTCGACACCCTGACGCTCGGCGAGGAGCGCATCTCCGGCCTTCTCAAGATCATTCCCACTTCGGACGACTTCGAGGCCATTGCGCGGGCACAGAAGGAGCACGGCGGCCCGTGGAAGCGTGCAGAGgaacagcagctgccgcaagCCGTCCGCTTCTTCCTCATGACCCAGCGCATCGACCACTACGCCGAGCGCATCCATGCCTGGAGTCTGCGGTACGAGCTGCATGGGCGGCTCGAGTACCTGGAGCAGAAGCTGAGCAAGGCGGATAAGGCGATTGACGCCACCTTCGCCTccccgtcgctgccggaCCTGCTGTACTTCCTTCTCGAGGTGAGCAATTTCCTGAACGCTGGCAGCCGCTTCCAGGGTGCCAAGGGGTTCCCCATCACGCAGTTGCCGCAAATCATGGACTTTAGGACAACAGACGGCAAAGGCACCTTACTGCAGTACGTGGCTGAAATATTGGACACAGTGAACCCGCACCTGCAGGCGATTTCGAGCGAACTGATGCCGGCCGTCGACGAGGGTCGTGACATTGACGTTGCCAGCATTGAGCAGGAACTCAAGAAGCTGCGGGGCCGCCTGCAGAAGTGCAAGCATCTGATTGAGCAGCTGAAGAACGATGTGCGCTGGACGAACGTGCTCGGCAAGTTCATTTACCGCTCGTTAccggagctggagcgcgtCGAGAAGCTGGCGGAGTCGATCAACGGTAAGGCggagcgcctgcaggagTTCCTGTGCGAGAAGAAAGAGACTTTTTCGCTGAATGAGGTGCTGCGGGTTTTGTCCAACTTCTGCAAGAGGTACGAGCAGGAGCGTGAGAAGCAACGACTACGGCAGGAGCGTCAGGACCGCATGGAGGATaacaagcagcggcggcagagcacAGTGTCCAGCACTGTGGCGAGCCACGGTGACTTGCCGTCGCAGACGCAGCCCGAGTCATCATCACAGCAACGGCGGTTCAGCCAGCAGCCGTTGCAGCAGTCCCCGCAGAGGCAGTCCCCATCCCTGCAGGCGAGCTCGAACGGCGCGGACTGTGTTAGGGCCACTCCTGACGCTGAGTTCAGCAccagccgcctccgcggcggtgcgagcCTACGGGCTTCTGGGATTGCCCCTGCTAGCCGTTCCGATGGCAgcctcggcaccgccgaGCACGGGAGATCGCACCCGCCACACAGCAATGGAATTGGTGCCGCAAACGGAACTGAGGACCGTACATCACCACCGGTGGACCGAActagcagcggcagcaccccCGCCAACAGCAACACGGGTGGCGGCTATCGCCGACGTTTCAGCAACGGCGAAGTGAAGCAACCCGGTGCCAGCACTACCGTCGTTTCAGCTCGTGGGCCTCCACCGAGCTCGAGTGCCCGTGCCGGCACGGGCACAGTCGGAGGAGAAGTATTGCCGCCTGTAGGCAAGTCTCCGGTTGCCCTATCTGCGCGCGCCTCAAACAGCGGGCGCACCCACGTTGAGAGCGCCCGACGAGATGCTCGACAAACAtga